From Oreochromis aureus strain Israel breed Guangdong linkage group 4, ZZ_aureus, whole genome shotgun sequence, a single genomic window includes:
- the qtrt1 gene encoding queuine tRNA-ribosyltransferase catalytic subunit 1, giving the protein MAAPIECGANTETIENNMSLKKALSPLSLRIVAECPVTKARACDLILPHSTVSTPVFMPVGTQGTLKGITVDQLEDLGCQICLGNTYHLGMRPGPDLIEKANGLHGFMNWKRNLLTDSGGFQMVSLVELSEVTEEGVKFRSPYDGKEILLSPEKSISIQNSLGSDIMMQLDDVVSSTVTGPRVEEAMHRSVRWLDRCIAANKNRDKQNLFAIIQGGLNAELRKACLDEMTKRDVPGFAIGGLSGGEEKDDFWRMVTLSTDHLPREKPRYLMGVGYAVDLVVCVALGCDMFDCVFPTRTARFGSALVPWGTLQVKHKQYAKDFKPIDPDCQCPTCKKHSRAYLHALFKSDTAAMHHITIHNIAYQLTLMRSVRESIVEGRFPEFIRTFMKRLFPSGDQYPSWAVDALASVNVTLD; this is encoded by the exons ATGGCTGCCCCCATAGAGTGTGGAGCTAATACAGAAACTATAGAGAACAACATGTCCCTAAAGAAAGCtttgtctcctctctctctgcgAATTGTTGCTGAATGCCCAGTAACTAAAGCGAGAGCCTGTGATTTAATACTGCCTCATAGCACCGTCAGCACCCCGGTTTTCATGCCCGTCGGGACTCAGGGGACCCTGAAGGGAATCACTGTGGATCAGCTGGAAGATCTGGGATGTCAGATTTGCCTTGGAAACACATACCACCTTGGAATGAGACCG GGTCCTGATTTGATTGAGAAAGCCAATGGTTTGCATGGCTTCATGAACTGGAAGAGAAATCTTTTAACT GACAGTGGGGGGTTTCAGATGGTGTCTCTCGTCGAGCTCTCCGAAGTTACGGAGGAAGGAGTCAAGTTCAGGTCCCCCTACGACGGCAAAGAAATCTTACTAAGTCCTGAGAAGTCTATCAGCATACAGAACAGTCTGG GGTCAGACATCATGATGCAGCTGGATGACGTGGTCAGCAGTACTGTGACAGGACCACGGGTAGAAGAGGCCATGCATAGATCCGTTCGCTGGCTGGACCGCTGCATAGCAGCCAATAAAAATCGAGACAAACAAAACCTCTTTGCCATCATTCAGGGAGGATTGAATGCAGAGCTGCGCAAGGCCTGTCTAGATG AAATGACTAAGCGTGACGTTCCTGGTTTTGCCATTGGTGGACTGAgtggaggagaagagaaggATGACTTCTGGCGGATGGTGACACTAAGCACTGATCACCTGCCTCGGGAAAAGCCCCGCTATCTCATGGGTGTAGG GTATGCTGTGGATCTGGTGGTATGCGTCGCCCTGGGATGTGATATGTTTGACTGCGTTTTCCCAACACGCACTGCG AGGTTTGGCTCAGCCTTGGTGCCCTGGGGAACTCTCCAAGTGAAACATAAGCAGTATGCCAAAGACTTCAAGCCCATAGACCCAGACTGCCAGTGTCCTACCTGCAAGAA GCACAGTCGAGCTTACCTGCATGCTCTGTTTAAGAGTGACACTGCAGCCATGCATCACATCACCATCCACAACATTGCCTACCAG CTCACGCTGATGCGCTCTGTGAGAGAGAGCATTGTGGAAGGCCGCTTCCCTGAGTTCATACGGACGTTCATGAAGCGACTGTTTCCTTCTGGTGACCAGTACCCCAGCTGGGCTGTGGATGCTTTAGCTTCTGTTAACGTGACTTTGGACTAG